From one Acidobacteriota bacterium genomic stretch:
- a CDS encoding M3 family oligoendopeptidase, with the protein SLDRNNIPVEVYKQLIADVHRNLPVLHRYLKLRQKMMGVDQLRYEDLYASIIQEVDLQYTPEEAMKLTLEACAPLGPEYMAALKKGYESGWVDFMPSTGKRSGAYSNGSVYDVHPFQLLNFMGTYEDVSTLAHESGHSMHSYLSNKKQPYITADYSIFVAEVASTLNENLLLHHMLKNTQDDATRLYLLGSALDNMRQTLFRQTLFAEFEMTIHEMAERGETLSGDNMSALYLKLLKEYYGSDQGVCAVDDLYGVEWAYIPHFYYNFYVYQYATSLTASTYIADRIRQEAAAPKPATKARDAYIGLLSAGSSKYPIDVLKDAGVDMTTSAPFDAAMREMTRIMDEIEGILSKKK; encoded by the coding sequence CCTCCCTCGACCGGAACAACATCCCCGTGGAGGTCTACAAGCAGCTCATCGCCGACGTCCACCGCAACCTGCCCGTCCTGCACCGCTACCTCAAGCTCCGGCAGAAGATGATGGGCGTGGACCAGCTGCGGTACGAGGATCTGTACGCCTCCATCATTCAGGAGGTGGACCTTCAGTACACGCCCGAGGAGGCCATGAAGCTCACCCTCGAGGCCTGCGCCCCGCTCGGGCCCGAGTACATGGCCGCCCTGAAGAAGGGCTACGAGAGCGGCTGGGTGGATTTCATGCCCAGCACCGGCAAGCGATCCGGGGCCTACAGCAACGGGTCGGTCTACGACGTCCACCCCTTCCAGCTCCTGAACTTCATGGGGACCTACGAGGACGTCTCCACGCTGGCCCACGAATCGGGCCACTCGATGCACTCCTACCTGTCCAACAAGAAACAGCCCTACATCACGGCCGATTACTCCATCTTCGTCGCGGAGGTGGCTTCCACCCTCAACGAGAACCTGCTCCTCCACCACATGCTGAAGAACACCCAGGACGACGCCACGCGCCTGTACCTCCTCGGCTCCGCCCTGGACAACATGCGGCAGACCCTCTTCCGCCAGACCCTCTTCGCCGAGTTCGAAATGACGATCCACGAAATGGCCGAGCGCGGAGAGACCCTCTCGGGCGACAACATGAGCGCCCTCTATCTCAAGCTCCTCAAGGAGTACTACGGGAGCGACCAGGGCGTCTGCGCCGTGGACGACCTCTACGGGGTCGAGTGGGCCTACATCCCCCACTTCTATTACAACTTCTACGTGTACCAGTACGCCACGAGCCTGACGGCCTCCACCTACATCGCCGACCGGATCCGCCAGGAGGCCGCCGCCCCGAAGCCCGCGACCAAGGCCCGGGACGCGTACATCGGCTTGCTTTCCGCCGGCTCCTCCAAGTACCCCATCGACGTCCTGAAGGACGCCGGGGTGGACATGACGACGAGCGCCCCCTTCGATGCCGCCATGCGGGAGATGACCCGGATCATGGACGAGATCGAAGGCATCCTCTCCAAGAAGAAGTGA
- a CDS encoding amino acid permease, giving the protein MRRQIWATKPMSLIEEEMRGENRLRRVLGPVQLTSLGVGAIIGTGIFVLTGQAAHDKAGPALILSFVVSGIACIFAALCYAEFASMAPVAGSAYTYAYTTLGELPAWIIGWDLVLEYTVTSSTVSHGWSHYFQDFLSILGIHVPRSLGYAPFDYDPSTGHFVATGTYVDLPAMAVAFAMTAVLVKGIRESASFNTVMVAVKLAVVLLVVGLGAFYVNPENWRPFAPYGFTGLSFFGHAVAGMTDAGGQPLGMLAGAAIIFFAYIGFDSVSTHAEEARNPQRDVPIGIVASLLLCTVLYIAVSAVLTGMVPYDRINIDAPVSDAFRQAGLPWAQFVVSLGALAGITSVLLVMMLSQPRVLLAMARDGMVPPGFFGAVHPRYRTPWKSTILTGIVVAAMGGLLPLRVLAELTNIGTLLAFVIVCAAVLVMRIRHPGAPRPFRAPFGLATPVLGILTCLLLMFSLPVANWWRLFAWLAAGLLIYLAYGRRHSVVRRMMEAETAR; this is encoded by the coding sequence ATGCGGCGTCAGATTTGGGCCACCAAGCCCATGAGCCTCATCGAAGAGGAGATGCGGGGCGAGAACCGCCTGAGGCGGGTCCTGGGGCCCGTCCAGCTCACGAGCCTCGGCGTGGGCGCCATCATCGGCACGGGCATCTTCGTCCTCACGGGGCAGGCCGCCCACGACAAGGCGGGGCCCGCCCTCATCCTGTCCTTCGTCGTCTCGGGGATCGCCTGCATCTTCGCCGCCCTCTGCTACGCCGAATTCGCCTCCATGGCCCCCGTGGCCGGATCGGCGTACACGTACGCCTACACGACCCTGGGCGAACTCCCCGCCTGGATCATCGGTTGGGACCTCGTCCTCGAGTACACGGTCACGTCGTCCACGGTCTCCCACGGCTGGTCCCACTACTTCCAGGATTTCTTGTCCATCCTCGGGATCCACGTGCCCAGGTCCCTGGGGTACGCGCCCTTCGACTACGACCCGTCCACGGGGCATTTCGTCGCCACGGGCACCTACGTGGACCTGCCGGCCATGGCCGTGGCCTTCGCGATGACGGCGGTCCTCGTGAAGGGCATCCGGGAAAGCGCCTCCTTCAACACCGTCATGGTCGCCGTGAAGCTCGCGGTGGTGCTCCTCGTGGTGGGCCTGGGGGCCTTCTACGTGAACCCCGAGAACTGGCGCCCCTTCGCCCCCTACGGCTTCACGGGCCTCAGCTTCTTCGGCCACGCCGTGGCGGGCATGACCGACGCGGGGGGCCAGCCCCTTGGGATGCTCGCGGGCGCGGCCATCATCTTCTTCGCGTACATCGGCTTCGATTCGGTCTCCACCCACGCCGAGGAGGCCCGAAACCCCCAGCGGGACGTCCCCATCGGGATCGTGGCGTCGCTCCTTCTCTGCACGGTCCTGTACATCGCGGTCTCGGCGGTCCTCACGGGGATGGTCCCCTACGACCGGATCAACATCGACGCCCCCGTCTCCGACGCCTTCCGGCAGGCGGGCCTGCCCTGGGCCCAGTTCGTGGTGTCCCTGGGAGCGCTCGCGGGGATCACCTCGGTGCTCCTCGTCATGATGCTGAGCCAGCCGCGGGTCCTTCTCGCCATGGCCCGGGACGGGATGGTGCCCCCCGGCTTCTTCGGAGCCGTGCATCCCAGGTACCGGACCCCGTGGAAGTCCACGATCCTCACCGGCATCGTCGTGGCCGCCATGGGCGGCCTGCTGCCGCTGCGCGTTCTGGCGGAGCTGACGAACATCGGGACCCTCCTGGCCTTCGTGATCGTCTGCGCCGCCGTCCTCGTCATGCGCATCCGCCACCCCGGAGCGCCGCGCCCCTTCCGCGCGCCCTTCGGCCTGGCCACTCCCGTGCTCGGGATCCTCACCTGCCTCCTGCTCATGTTCTCCCTGCCCGTCGCCAACTGGTGGCGGCTCTTCGCCTGGCTCGCCGCCGGCCTCCTGATCTACCTGGCCTACGGGCGGAGGCACAGCGTCGTCCGCCGCATGATGGAGGCGGAGACGGCCCGGTGA